The following are encoded in a window of Hemicordylus capensis ecotype Gifberg chromosome 12, rHemCap1.1.pri, whole genome shotgun sequence genomic DNA:
- the RPS6KB1 gene encoding ribosomal protein S6 kinase beta-1 isoform X2 has translation MSQAMAGVFDIDLDQPEEAASDEELEEGGHLSESMDHGGVGPYELGMEHCEKFEISETSVNRGPEKIRPECFELLRVLGKGGYGKVFQVRKVTGATTGKIFAMKVLKKAMIVRNAKDTAHTKAERNILEEVKHPFIVDLIYAFQTGGKLYLILEYLSGGELFMQLEREGIFMEDTACFYLAEISMALGHLHQKGIIYRDLKPENIMLNHQGHVKLTDFGLCKESIHDGTVTHTFCGTIEYMAPEILMRSGHNRAVDWWSLGALMYDMLTGAPPFTGENRKKTIDKILKCKLNLPPYLTQEARDLLKKLLKRNAASRLGAGSGDAGEVQAHPFFRHINWEELLARKVEPPFKPLLQSEEDVSQFDAKFTRQTPVDSPDDSTLSESANQVFLGFTYVAPSVLESVKEKFSFEPKIRSPRRFIGSPRTPVRKAD, from the exons GGTCACTTAAGCGAGAGCATGGACCATGGAGGAGTTGGCCCGTACGAACT CGGCATGGAGCATTGTGAAAAATTTGAGATTTCGGAAACGAGTGTAAACAGAGGCCCGGAAAAGATTCGTCCGGAATGCTTTGAGTTGCTACGTGTTCTTGGGAAAGGTGGCTATGGGAAG GTTTTTCAAGTCCGGAAAGTGACGGGAGCGACCACTGGTAAGATTTTTGCCATGAAGGTGCTTAAAAAG GCAATGATTGTAAGGAATGCAAAAGACACTGCTCACACGAAAGCAGAGCGGAACATCTTGGAGGAAGTAAAGCATCCATTCATCGTCGACTTGATTTATGCCTTTCAAACTGGAGGAAAACTCTACCTCATCCTTGAGTATCTCAGTG GAGGAGAACTGTTCATGCAGCTAGAGAGAGAGGGGATATTTATGGAAGACACAGCCTG CTTCTACTTGGCTGAAATCTCCATGGCTTTGGGGCACCTGCATCAGAAGGGGATCATCTATCGCGATCTGAAGCCGGAAAACATCATGCTCAATCATCAAG GTCATGTTAAGCTGACTGATTTTGGACTGTGCAAAGAATCCATTCACGATGGAACCGTCACGCACACATTCTGTGGAACAATAGAATACAT GGCCCCTGAAATCTTGATGAGGAGCGGGCATAACCGTGCAGTGGACTGGTGGAGTTTGGGGGCATTAATGTATGACATGCTGACTGGAGCA CCCCCGTTCACTGGGGAGAACCGGAAGAAAACGATTGACAAGATTCTCAAATGTAAACTGAATTTGCCTCCCTACCTCACGCAAGAAGCCAGAGATCTGCTCAAAAAG CTGCTAAAGAGAAATGCTGCCTCACGTCTAGGAGCTGGTTCTGGAGATGCTGGAGAAGTTCAG GCTCATCCTTTCTTCAGACACATTAACTGGGAAGAGCTGCTGGCTCGGAAGGTGGAGCCTCCGTTTAAACCATTATTA CAATCTGAAGAAGATGTGAGCCAGTTTGATGCAAAGTTTACACGTCAGACTCCCGTCGATAGCCCGGACGACTCGACTCTCAGCGAAAGTGCCAACCAGGTCTTCCTG GGTTTTACGTATGTGGCTCCATCCGTACTTGAAAGCGTGAAAGAGAAGTTTTCCTTTGAACCAAAAATCCGATCACCTCGCAGATTCATTGGTAGCCCGCGGACACCCGTCAG GAAAGCAGACTGA
- the RPS6KB1 gene encoding ribosomal protein S6 kinase beta-1 isoform X1, which produces MSQAMAGVFDIDLDQPEEAASDEELEEGGHLSESMDHGGVGPYELGMEHCEKFEISETSVNRGPEKIRPECFELLRVLGKGGYGKVFQVRKVTGATTGKIFAMKVLKKAMIVRNAKDTAHTKAERNILEEVKHPFIVDLIYAFQTGGKLYLILEYLSGGELFMQLEREGIFMEDTACFYLAEISMALGHLHQKGIIYRDLKPENIMLNHQGHVKLTDFGLCKESIHDGTVTHTFCGTIEYMAPEILMRSGHNRAVDWWSLGALMYDMLTGAPPFTGENRKKTIDKILKCKLNLPPYLTQEARDLLKKLLKRNAASRLGAGSGDAGEVQAHPFFRHINWEELLARKVEPPFKPLLQSEEDVSQFDAKFTRQTPVDSPDDSTLSESANQVFLGFTYVAPSVLESVKEKFSFEPKIRSPRRFIGSPRTPVSPIKFSPGDFWGRGPSTGVANPQAPVEYPMETGGVEQMDVTVCGEASAPLPIRQPNSGPYKKQAFPMISKRPEHLRMNL; this is translated from the exons GGTCACTTAAGCGAGAGCATGGACCATGGAGGAGTTGGCCCGTACGAACT CGGCATGGAGCATTGTGAAAAATTTGAGATTTCGGAAACGAGTGTAAACAGAGGCCCGGAAAAGATTCGTCCGGAATGCTTTGAGTTGCTACGTGTTCTTGGGAAAGGTGGCTATGGGAAG GTTTTTCAAGTCCGGAAAGTGACGGGAGCGACCACTGGTAAGATTTTTGCCATGAAGGTGCTTAAAAAG GCAATGATTGTAAGGAATGCAAAAGACACTGCTCACACGAAAGCAGAGCGGAACATCTTGGAGGAAGTAAAGCATCCATTCATCGTCGACTTGATTTATGCCTTTCAAACTGGAGGAAAACTCTACCTCATCCTTGAGTATCTCAGTG GAGGAGAACTGTTCATGCAGCTAGAGAGAGAGGGGATATTTATGGAAGACACAGCCTG CTTCTACTTGGCTGAAATCTCCATGGCTTTGGGGCACCTGCATCAGAAGGGGATCATCTATCGCGATCTGAAGCCGGAAAACATCATGCTCAATCATCAAG GTCATGTTAAGCTGACTGATTTTGGACTGTGCAAAGAATCCATTCACGATGGAACCGTCACGCACACATTCTGTGGAACAATAGAATACAT GGCCCCTGAAATCTTGATGAGGAGCGGGCATAACCGTGCAGTGGACTGGTGGAGTTTGGGGGCATTAATGTATGACATGCTGACTGGAGCA CCCCCGTTCACTGGGGAGAACCGGAAGAAAACGATTGACAAGATTCTCAAATGTAAACTGAATTTGCCTCCCTACCTCACGCAAGAAGCCAGAGATCTGCTCAAAAAG CTGCTAAAGAGAAATGCTGCCTCACGTCTAGGAGCTGGTTCTGGAGATGCTGGAGAAGTTCAG GCTCATCCTTTCTTCAGACACATTAACTGGGAAGAGCTGCTGGCTCGGAAGGTGGAGCCTCCGTTTAAACCATTATTA CAATCTGAAGAAGATGTGAGCCAGTTTGATGCAAAGTTTACACGTCAGACTCCCGTCGATAGCCCGGACGACTCGACTCTCAGCGAAAGTGCCAACCAGGTCTTCCTG GGTTTTACGTATGTGGCTCCATCCGTACTTGAAAGCGTGAAAGAGAAGTTTTCCTTTGAACCAAAAATCCGATCACCTCGCAGATTCATTGGTAGCCCGCGGACACCCGTCAG CCCCATCAAGTTCTCTCCTGGGGACTTCTGGGGACGAGGTCCTTCCACCGGGGTGGCGAACCCTCAGGCACCTGTGGAGTACCCCATGGAGACGGGTGGGGTCGAACAGATGGACGTAACCGTGTGCGGCGAGGCCtccgctcccctccccatccGGCAGCCGAACTCCGGGCCGTACAAGAAGCAAGCCTTCCCTATGATCTCCAAACGACCAGAGCACTTGCGCATGAATCTATGA